The Streptomyces spororaveus genome includes a region encoding these proteins:
- a CDS encoding ATP-binding protein: MWTRLRLVEERVRLAVALRRAADPDPDDPYRGQYLTPEAVARILDAPHGGPDLPALAPAAPPPGSPLDVLAARFALEPLDVDLLLVTLAPDLDPRFERLYGYLNDDLTRRRPTVGLALELCGRTGSAAARLRLSPTAPLLAGGLLEVTEPERPPLSRVLAVPDRVTAHLLGDTSPDPRLADVLGPAHEDPAVDPDELRRAVAAAAGGTRHVHLRSRGGDPEGLAAAALHAYGPRPLALDPAALARHARAVPELARATAREARLTGAGVLLGPLEELPDQPGERARVLRTLCTALHGIPLFTYGTSGWEPAWAADTPVTLTVAAPTPDRQITRWRHALEGTAAGPAADGGAAALARSVSAHRLDAGQLRRAADTAVRTAALDGRPLTPDDLRTAVRAQNGAGLARLARRVEPAVGWDDLVLPAPTHRRLRELAVRARHRDQVLGQWGMRPGGGRGRGVIALFAGSSGTGKTMSAEVVAADLGMDLYVVDLSTVVDKYVGETEKNLERIFTEASAVNAVLLFDEADAIFGKRSEVKDAHDKNANMESAYLLQRMESFDGIAVLTTNLRANLDEAFTRRLDVIADFPVPDAAQRLALWERCLGDRLPRAGDLDLGFCADRFELAGGSIRSCAVTAAYSAAAAGEPLTMTQVVTAVVQEYRKLGRLILESEFGPYLGQVTEV; the protein is encoded by the coding sequence CTGTGGACCCGGCTCCGGCTCGTCGAGGAGCGGGTACGCCTGGCCGTGGCCCTGCGGCGGGCCGCCGATCCCGACCCGGACGACCCCTACCGGGGCCAGTACCTCACGCCCGAGGCGGTCGCCCGCATCCTGGACGCCCCGCACGGCGGCCCCGATCTGCCCGCGCTCGCACCGGCCGCGCCGCCGCCCGGCTCGCCGCTCGACGTCCTCGCCGCGCGCTTCGCACTCGAACCGCTCGACGTGGACCTGCTGCTGGTGACCCTCGCGCCGGACCTGGACCCCCGCTTCGAGCGGCTCTACGGCTACCTCAACGACGACCTGACGCGCCGCCGCCCCACCGTCGGCCTCGCCCTCGAACTGTGCGGCCGCACCGGGTCGGCAGCCGCGCGGCTGCGGCTCTCCCCCACCGCGCCGCTCCTCGCGGGCGGCCTGCTGGAGGTCACCGAACCGGAGCGGCCGCCCCTGTCGCGGGTACTGGCCGTCCCGGACCGGGTCACCGCGCACCTGCTCGGCGACACCTCGCCCGACCCGCGGCTGGCCGACGTACTCGGCCCGGCCCACGAGGACCCTGCCGTCGACCCGGACGAACTGCGGCGGGCCGTCGCCGCGGCCGCCGGCGGCACCCGTCACGTCCATCTGCGCTCCCGCGGCGGCGACCCGGAGGGCCTGGCCGCCGCCGCGCTCCACGCGTACGGGCCCCGGCCCCTGGCCCTGGATCCGGCGGCCCTCGCCCGGCACGCCCGCGCCGTACCCGAACTCGCGCGCGCCACCGCCCGCGAGGCCCGCCTGACCGGTGCCGGTGTCCTGCTGGGGCCGCTGGAGGAACTGCCCGACCAGCCCGGTGAACGGGCCCGCGTCCTGCGCACGCTGTGCACCGCCCTGCACGGGATCCCCCTGTTCACCTACGGCACGAGCGGCTGGGAACCCGCCTGGGCGGCCGACACCCCCGTCACCCTGACCGTGGCCGCACCCACCCCCGACCGGCAGATCACCCGCTGGCGGCACGCGCTGGAGGGGACGGCCGCGGGACCCGCCGCGGACGGGGGCGCCGCCGCGCTCGCCCGTTCCGTGTCCGCGCACCGCCTCGACGCCGGGCAGCTGCGCCGCGCCGCCGACACGGCGGTACGCACCGCCGCGCTCGACGGCCGCCCCCTCACCCCCGACGACCTGCGCACCGCCGTACGGGCCCAGAACGGCGCGGGGCTCGCCCGCCTCGCCCGCCGGGTGGAGCCGGCGGTGGGCTGGGACGACCTGGTGCTGCCCGCCCCCACCCACCGCCGGCTGCGTGAACTCGCCGTACGAGCCCGCCACCGCGACCAGGTGCTCGGACAGTGGGGCATGCGGCCCGGCGGCGGCCGCGGGCGCGGGGTGATCGCGCTGTTCGCCGGGTCCTCCGGCACCGGCAAGACCATGTCCGCCGAGGTGGTGGCGGCCGACCTGGGCATGGACCTGTACGTGGTGGACCTGTCCACGGTCGTCGACAAGTACGTCGGCGAGACCGAGAAGAACCTGGAGCGGATCTTCACCGAGGCCTCGGCCGTCAACGCGGTCCTGCTGTTCGACGAGGCCGACGCGATCTTCGGCAAGCGCTCCGAGGTGAAGGACGCCCACGACAAGAACGCCAACATGGAATCGGCCTACCTGCTCCAGCGGATGGAGTCCTTCGACGGCATCGCCGTCCTCACCACCAACCTGCGGGCCAACCTCGACGAGGCGTTCACCCGCCGTCTGGACGTGATCGCGGACTTCCCGGTGCCCGACGCCGCCCAGCGCCTGGCCCTGTGGGAGCGGTGCCTGGGCGACCGGCTGCCCCGGGCCGGCGACCTCGACCTCGGCTTCTGCGCGGACCGGTTCGAACTGGCCGGGGGCTCGATCCGGTCCTGCGCCGTGACGGCCGCCTACTCCGCTGCCGCGGCGGGCGAACCGCTGACCATGACCCAGGTGGTGACGGCGGTCGTCCAGGAGTACCGCAAGCTCGGACGCCTGATCCTGGAGAGCGAGTTCGGTCCGTACCTGGGCCAGGTCACCGAGGTGTGA
- a CDS encoding phage tail protein → MAEGDALSTHIFGVQLGGYLVESIQEISGLTVEEEVVEVRQVSAEGKQIIRKQPGARQAGEVTITRGLDKSSEFTKWIKETLNNGAVDTARQNLTIEIKDSTGATVRRIQLMQGWASKWEGPSLKAGESAAATESVTIVFEEIIVE, encoded by the coding sequence ATGGCAGAGGGCGATGCTCTTTCCACCCATATCTTCGGCGTGCAGCTCGGCGGCTACCTGGTCGAATCGATCCAGGAGATCAGCGGCCTGACCGTCGAGGAAGAGGTCGTCGAGGTCCGCCAGGTCAGCGCGGAGGGCAAGCAGATCATCCGCAAGCAGCCCGGCGCGCGCCAGGCGGGCGAGGTCACGATCACCCGGGGACTCGACAAGAGCAGCGAGTTCACCAAGTGGATCAAGGAGACCCTGAACAACGGCGCCGTCGACACCGCTCGGCAGAACCTCACGATCGAGATCAAGGACTCCACGGGTGCCACCGTCCGCCGCATCCAGCTGATGCAGGGCTGGGCCTCCAAGTGGGAGGGCCCCTCCCTCAAGGCCGGCGAGTCCGCCGCGGCCACCGAGTCCGTGACCATCGTGTTCGAGGAGATCATCGTCGAATGA
- a CDS encoding phage tail sheath family protein, with protein MPTYLTPGVYVEEVQSGARPIEGVGTAVAAFVGFAQSGPFHEPTLVTSWDQYSQRFGGFTEGTYLPHAVYGYFANGGGAAYVVRVGGPARGASAPAATGALPQPRAAEPVELGGFLISARPGVTGVSVEIADADGENPPEDRFKILVRQGEQVAETYEVSARKNVKGYLVTQARASKLIEVTEQRGATQTRPAAQSLAVPDAAAAAPAPAGGAGGVARLDPAEYVGDSAARTGFAGLETIDEITMVAVPDLMSAYQRGDIDSEGVRTVQLAVISHCEQMGDRVAVLDTPPGLSAQQVRTWRNDEAGYDSRYATLYYPWVRVFDPAAGSNTTVPPSGHVAGVWARSDAERGVHKAPANEVIRGAVDLELRLSKGEQDLLNPIGVNCVRAFPGRGIRIWGARTLSSDPAWRYLNVRRLFNYLEESILLGTQWVVFEPNDDRLWSSIRRNVTAFLTEEWRRGALFGRTAAEAFYVKCDRDNNPQESIDQGRVVCEIGVSPVKPAEFVVFRLAQFSDSTSLVDE; from the coding sequence ATGCCGACGTACCTCACCCCGGGCGTGTACGTGGAGGAGGTGCAGTCCGGCGCTCGCCCGATCGAAGGGGTCGGCACCGCCGTCGCCGCGTTCGTGGGCTTCGCCCAGAGCGGCCCGTTCCACGAGCCGACGCTGGTCACCAGCTGGGACCAGTACTCCCAGCGGTTCGGCGGCTTCACCGAGGGCACCTACCTGCCGCACGCCGTCTACGGGTACTTCGCCAACGGCGGCGGCGCCGCGTACGTCGTCCGCGTCGGCGGGCCCGCCCGGGGCGCCTCCGCACCGGCCGCCACCGGCGCCCTCCCCCAGCCCCGCGCCGCGGAGCCCGTCGAGCTCGGCGGCTTCCTGATCTCGGCCCGGCCGGGCGTCACCGGAGTCTCCGTGGAGATCGCCGACGCGGACGGCGAGAACCCGCCCGAGGACCGCTTCAAGATCCTGGTCCGCCAGGGCGAGCAGGTGGCCGAGACCTACGAGGTGTCCGCCCGCAAGAACGTCAAGGGCTACCTCGTCACCCAGGCCCGCGCCTCGAAACTGATCGAGGTCACCGAGCAGCGCGGTGCGACCCAGACCCGGCCCGCCGCGCAGAGCCTCGCCGTACCCGACGCCGCGGCCGCCGCGCCCGCTCCGGCCGGCGGCGCCGGCGGCGTGGCCCGGCTCGACCCGGCCGAGTACGTCGGCGACTCCGCCGCCCGCACCGGGTTCGCCGGTCTGGAGACCATCGACGAGATCACCATGGTCGCGGTGCCGGACCTGATGAGCGCCTACCAGCGCGGTGACATCGACTCCGAGGGCGTACGCACCGTACAGCTCGCGGTGATCTCGCACTGCGAGCAGATGGGCGACCGGGTGGCCGTCCTGGACACCCCGCCCGGGCTCTCCGCGCAGCAGGTGCGCACCTGGCGCAACGACGAGGCGGGCTACGACTCCCGTTACGCCACCCTCTACTACCCGTGGGTGCGGGTCTTCGACCCGGCCGCCGGGAGCAACACCACCGTCCCGCCGAGCGGGCACGTCGCCGGTGTGTGGGCGCGCAGCGACGCCGAGCGCGGTGTGCACAAGGCCCCCGCCAACGAGGTGATCCGCGGCGCGGTGGACCTGGAACTGCGCCTGAGCAAGGGCGAGCAGGACCTGCTCAACCCGATCGGCGTGAACTGCGTACGGGCCTTCCCCGGCCGCGGCATCCGCATCTGGGGCGCCCGCACACTGTCCTCGGACCCGGCCTGGCGCTACCTGAACGTGCGCCGCCTCTTCAACTACCTGGAGGAATCCATCCTCCTGGGCACCCAGTGGGTGGTCTTCGAGCCGAACGACGACCGGCTCTGGTCCAGCATCCGGCGCAACGTCACCGCGTTCCTCACCGAGGAGTGGCGCCGCGGCGCGCTGTTCGGGCGGACGGCGGCGGAGGCGTTCTACGTCAAGTGCGACCGGGACAACAACCCGCAGGAATCGATCGACCAGGGCCGCGTGGTCTGCGAGATCGGGGTGTCGCCCGTCAAGCCCGCCGAGTTCGTGGTGTTCCGGCTGGCCCAGTTCTCCGACAGCACCAGCCTCGTCGACGAGTGA